In the genome of Anabaena cylindrica PCC 7122, the window GGTAACTTGTCAAGATAAACTTCTGCATCTAACTCCTAAAGAGTATTGTTTATTAGAACTTTTTTTACTTAATCCCAAACGGATTTTTAGCCGTAGTGCTATTCTCGAAAAATTATGGGATTTTGCAGATACACCAGGAGAGGAAACAGTCAGTACTCATATTAAATGTTTACGCCAAAAACTTAAAGCGGCTGGGTCATCAGATCCTATTGAAACTGTGCATGGATTAGGTTATAAACTTAAACCTCCATCTCTATTACAAGCTTCAGATACTGCTGTAATCTTATCTGGTAACATTCAGAAACCAGAAAAATCTTACCAACAAAGGGTGAAATCAAGTACGTATAAAATTTGGGAGAAATTTAAAGACAAATTTGCTGAACAATTTGCTGTTTTAGAGCAAGTTAGTGACTTATTAGCAGTAGAAAAACTCACACCTGAATTACAACAGCAGGCACAATATCAAGCACATAAATTAGCTGGTTCATTAGGTATTTTTGGCTTAATCCAAGGTTCGGAAATTGCTAGAGAGTTAGAAAATTTGTTAGAACCGCAAATCAAAATAGAGGAGTTGCAGAGCCAGCAAATTTTTAAATTAGTGAAAATGTTAGCATCAGAGATACATAAAAAACCAGAATTGGAATCAAAGTCAGATCAAATTTCTTATTCTCCATTGATTTTAATTGTGGATGATGATCTAATTTTGGCAGAAAGAATTAGAATTGAAGCGATCGCATGGGGGTTAAGGGTAGAAATCGCTACAGACCTAGATGTAGCCCGAAAAGCTATCACCCAAAATCCCCCTAATATCGTTTTACTCGATCTGAATTTTCCTAGTTCCACAGAAACTGGACTAACATTACTGAAACAACTAACACAGCAAATTCCGAAAATTCCTGTATTAACCTTCACAGGTAAGGGTAATTTAACCGACAGACTCGAAGTAGCAAGTTTAGGTGGGTGTCTTTTTTTACAAAAACCCTTGCCTACTTATGAAATTCTCAAAGCAGTTACCGAGATTTTGAATCGAAGTCAGTCCAAATCTGCTCATCGTGTCATGGTAGTAGATGATGACTTAACAGCACTCTCACATATATCTAGTTTATTGCTACCTCTAGGACTAGAAGTGATAGTCCTCAATAATTCAAAACATTTTTGGGATGTACTGAGAGATAACAATCCCGATATATTAGTGCTAGATCAAGAAATGCCAGATTTTAGCGGATTAGATTTGTGTAAAGTGGTCAGAAATGACCCTAAATGGTACAATTTGCCGATAATATTTTGGTCAATACATACCAAAGAAAGTGATCTTGATCAAGCATTTACAGTTGGAGCAGACGATTATATTAGTAAGTCTACAGATATAACAGAACTAACAACTAGAATTATCCGTCGTCTCAAGCGAGTTGAAATTTAAGGGCATGAAAAGTGCTATGAATGCAAGAATTGACCAGAGATTTTTCCCTTATATAGGTGCTATTAGTTCATTAGCCATAGCTATGCTCGCCGTAGGCACTGCCCTCTTCATAACCTGGCAACTGAAATCTGTACTCACAAATACCATCGCTTCATTTTTTTTCGTGGCAGTTGCAGTTTCTACCTGGTATGGCGGACTCCGACTAGGATTAATGACAACCATACTATCAGTATTGACGATCAACTATTTTTTTATTCCCCCGATCTACAACTTTACTCCTGCAACTTGGAACGATTTTATTTTGTTAGGGTTATTTTTTGCAAATAGCTCAATCATCAGTTTACTCAGTTATGACCTACAGAGAAGTAAAAAGACACTAGAACAAATCAACCAGCAACTACTCGGAGAAAGTACGCAGCGTTACGCCAGTTTAGCCGCAGCAGTTCCCGTTGGCATCTTTCGCACCAATCTGGTAGGACATTGCCTTTATGTGAATGAACAGTGGTGCAAAATAACTGGAATGACCTTTGATCAAGCCCTGGGAACTGGCTGGGTACAAGCTTTGCATCCAAGCGATCGCGATCGCATTATTCAAGCATGGAGTCAAACCACTCAAAACCAAGAAAAATCTATTACTGTGGAATTCAGATTTCTCCGTCCTGATGGTGTAGTGACATGGGTATTCACTCAAGCAGTAGTAGAACAAACAAACAATGGAGAAGTAATTAGCTATATTGGCACAGTCACAGATATTAGTGAAAGCAAACAACGAGAAGAACAACTCAGATTACTAGAATCTGTAATTGTTACCACCAATGATGCCGTCCTCATTACCGCAGCCGAACCCATAGACTTACCAGGGCCAAAGATTGTTTACGTTAATCCTGCATTTACGCAAATGACAGGATACACCTCAGCCGAAATATTAGGAAAAACACCGCGCATTCTCCAGGGAGAAAAGACCGAACGAGCAGCATTAGATAAAATCAGAGCCAATCTCCAAACTTGGCAACCAGTCCAAGTAGAAATGATCAATTACCGCAAAGACGGCTCTGATTTTTGGGTCGAATTAAATATCATTCCTGTAACAGATGAAAGAGGCTGGTTTACTCATTGGATTGCCATTCAACGAGATATTACAGATAGAAAACAAGCAGAAACAACATTAAAATTGGCAAATGTAAAATTAGAAAGCCGGGTAGCTTTACGCACCATAGAACTCAGTCAAGCAAATGCTCAACTCCAACTAGAACTGAAAGAACGTCAAAGGGCAGAAGTAGCATTAAGGCAAAGTGAAGCCAAATTTCGCTCTTTAAGTGAATTTTCACCAATGGGCATTTTTATGAACGATGCTCAGGGGCAGTGTATTTATACTAATCCTCGCGCTCAGGAAATTGCTGGATACACCTTTGCGGAAGCCTTGGGATTTGGATGGTTAGAATTTGTTCATCCTCAAGACCGAAAGCAAATTACTCCTCAGTGGATTCAAGCCTTTTCAGAACAGCAAGGAACTGTATATGAAGAACTTCGGTATGTTCATAAAGATGGAACAATTCGCTACGCACGAGTGCAAAGTGCGCCTATTTTTGCTGAAAATAATAAATTTATTGCTAATGTTGGCACAATGGAAGATATTACAGCCAGTCGAGCAATTGCTCAAATGAAAAATGAGTTCATTTCTGTTGTTAGTCATGAACTTCGTACCCCCCTCACCGCTATTCGTGGTTCATTAGGATTGTTAGCTGCGGGAGTCTATGATAAAAAACCAGAAAAGGGAAAACGGATGTTACAAATTGCCTCAGAGCAAACAGACCGACTAGTGCGGTTAGTCAATGACATCCTAGATTTGGGACGATTGGAATCGGGAAAAATGACTTTGGTAATGCAAAGTTGTGATGCAGCGACACTAATCGGTAAATCTGTAGATGCTATGCAATCTAGTGCTGAACAAAATCAGATTACCCTATCTGTAAATTCTCCTCCATCTCTCCAACTTTGGGCAAATCCTGATGCCATTATTCAAACTTTGACTAATCTATTGAGTAATGCAATTAAGTTTTCTCCTCCGCATACGACTATTTGGATAAATGTTGAATGCTGTGAAGATATTGAAAATGTCTCTGGGTCTTCTTCACCTCATTCTCTGGTGAGATTTGAAGTGAAAGATCAAGGTAGAGGAATTCCACTAGACAAACTAGAGGCAATATTTGATCGTTTTCAACAAGTTGATGCTTCTGATTCTCGTGAAAAAGGGGGTACAGGTTTAGGTTTAGCTATATGCCGTCGAATTATTCAACAACATGATGGTAATATCTGGGCTGAAAGTACTATGGGTGAAGGCAGTAGTTTTTATTTCACCTTAAAAAGAACAGGGAACAGTGAATAGGGAACAGGGAACAGGCAGCAGAAGAGATAATTACGAATTACAAATTACAAATTACAAATTACAAATTACAAATTACGAATTACGAATTACGAATTATGATGTTATGTCCATAAAGTGTATTTTGGTAATTGATGACGAAGAGGTAATTCAGGAAGTGATTCAAGGATGCCTGGAAGATATAGGAGAATGGGAAGTTATTACTGCTAGTTCAGGTAAAGAAGGATTGTTAGTAGCTGAATCTAAATTACCAGATGGCATACTGTTGGATGTATCTATGCCCGAAATGGATGGTTTAGAGACGCTTCAAAAATTACAACTACATCCTGTGACGCAAAGGATTCCTGTTGTGCTGTTAACCGCTAAGGTTCAACCTGCTGATCAAGCTCGGTTTTCTCAATTAGCCGTTGCTGGGGTTATCCCCAAACCGTTTGATCCCTTGATTTTAGTTGATTTGGTAGCAAATGCTTTCCATTGGGATGTATGAACTTTGCCAACTTCAAGTTTTCTTCAATTATTTTTTATAAGCTGGACAAAACAAGTTACAGGTTATCGAGCAAAATAGAGCATCTAGATGCAGATTTTGAAATTTTTTAGACTAAATATGTTTGGACTAAATATGGAAATATTGGGGTGGCAAACATGACGACCAGACGCATTTTGGTTGTTGATGATGAGGAATTTATTCAAGAGATAGTCCAGTCCTGTTTTGAGGATATTGCTGGTTGGGATGTGATTACTGCTAGTTCGGGTAAGGAAGGTTTAGTTAAGGCTATGAAGGAACAGCCCGATGCTATTGTTCTGGATATGATGATGCCAGAAATGGACGGTATGACATTTCTACGATATTTGAAAGCAGATCCCAATATCCAATCTATTCCTGTGGTGCTAATTACAGCGAAGGTTGATTTTACAGAACCCATGCGTTTATTGAGTTTGGGAGTAGCAGGTGCGATCGCAAAACCTTTTGATCCCATATTACTAGTCGATCAAGTTTGTAACTACCTTGGGTGGTAATTCATAAGAATTCTACACCAAGGTAATTATCACTCCTCCTTACTCCTGTATTTGTGTCGAAAAGTATCTATTTATTGTTTCTTCGTTACATTGTCTTCATCTTCAAACTTTCTTCAAATTTGCCTACTAAATTAAAAGAAGATTAAAGCAAGTTTTTTAAAACAAGTTTAATCTGCTATAAAAAACTTTTTTAGGATGAGGTTTAAAAAATTATGTCTAACTGTATTTGTTGCTCCAACAAACTACTACGCCACATTCGTAACCATCAAGTAGTTTTATTTTGTCGTAATTGTTGGCAAGAAATGCCGGCAACTAATCCAAAAAGAGCATATTCACTATCTATGTCTGTACCTTCTCATATAGGTATCAAAGAATTCATCGCTACACATTAAATTTTTCGGTTTACAATTAAACTCAATTCATTAATGAAAATCAAAACCTAATTCCTTTTTTTAAGCCCCGCACTCATGTGTGGGGTGATAATCACTTGGGTATAACCTGCGGTTGGCATTGCTAACTATTTCTGATTTTAAAATACATGAAGCAGAAAAATTAGTGCTTCTGCTTACCCTTGAATAGAATATTTTTCACGCAAATAATTGTACTTGTATAGCCGTTTTGGTTGTTGAATTACTATAGAGGATTTACTTAAAATTCTTTCTGTTAAAGAACAGGAAAGACCCTGAGTAAATACTGGCATTTCTTGCCAACAACTACGGCAAAACCAATAAATTTCCGACTGGCGTATATGTTGTAAAAGTAAATTAGAACAACAGGGACAATAATTCATATATTTCTCAAATTAGATTTTAAAAGGTGTTGATCTGTTAAGAATAGCCATGAGAAAAATTCAGAGATATTCCCAACAAGTATTTATAGTTCTCAACTATAATTTATAAATATGAGGAAGTCGTGAGGAAACTTTTAATAAAAAAATATTCCGTAATATTTCTAAACATCTGTTTTTTGAATTTCGATTTCCGCACAGCGGTACTGGTTATATCTTCACAAGTTCCTCAAGTTTGGGCTGTATATAAAGTAGGGGTTGCTGAATAAGTCTTTTCGGTAGGGCTAGAAGTCAGATGTAAAAACTGGTTCATCAAATATATTTGTAGCTTTTAAAGGATTCCCAAATATGCAGAAAATACAACAAAATCAAGAAAATGAGCGCCCATTATCTAAAGAACAAGCACTAGTCTTACCGTTTAACACCGTGGGAATTGCAGATATACCCTTCGTAGGTGGAAAAAATGCCTCTTTAGGAGAGATGATTCAACAACTGAGTTCCAAAGGAGTACAAGTTCCCACTGGGTTTGCTACCACTGCATACGCTTATAGATTTTTCATTAGTGGAGCAGGACTGGAAACAAAACTAAGACAGATTTTTGCAGATTTAGATGTAGAGGATATAGATAATCTGCGTCAATGTGGTAAACAAGCTAGAGCATTGATGTTAGATACGCCATTTCCGCTAGAGTTGCAACAAGCGATCGCACAATCCTATCAAATTCTCTGCCAAGAATACGGTGAAGATACTGATGTTGCAGTACGTTCTAGTGCCACAGCCGAAGACTTACCAGACGCTAGTTTTGCCGGACAGCAGGAAACCTATCTCAATGTCCACGGAATCAAAGGTGTATTAGAATCTTGTCATAAATGCTTTGCTTCCATTTTCACTGACCGTGCTATTTCCTACCGACAAAATAAAGGCTTCGATCACTTTGAAGTAGCCCTATCAGTCGGGGTACAAAAAATGGTACGTTCTGACTTGGCTTGTTCTGGTGTCATGTTCTCCATTGACACAGAAACAGGTTTTAAAGATGCAGCCTTAATTACCGCTGCTTATGGTTTGGGTGAAACCGTGGTTCAAGGTGCAGTTAACCCAGACGAATATTTAGTATTTAAACCAACTCTTAAACAAGGATTTAAACCAATTCTCCAAAAACGTTTGGGGACAAAAGAAATTAAAATGGTTTATGACTTGGGAGGGATGAAATTAACTAAAAATGTTTCTGTTCTCCCTTCAGAACGCCACCAATTTGCCCTCAATAATGGCGAGATACTCCAGTTAGCAACCTGGACTAGTATTATTGAAGACCATTATTCTCAAGTGCGTGGTATGGACACGCCAATGGATATTGAATGGGCAAAAGATGGAGTGACAGGAGAATTATTTATCGTCCAAGCTAGACCAGAAACAGTACAATCTCAAAAAACGAAAAATGTTCTGAGAAGTTATCAATTAAAAGAAAAAGGGCAAATTATACTCACAGGTCGTAGCGTTGGGGAAATGATTGGTCAAGGTAAAGCTAGAGTTATTCTTGATGCGTCGCAAATTCAACAATTTCAAGCCGGAGATGTGCTAGTAACAAATCGCACAGATCCAGACTGGGAACCAATTATGAAAAAAGCCAGTGCCATTGTTACTAACTCTGGTGGTAGAACCTGTCATGCATCCATAATTGCCAGAGAAATGGGAATTCCGGCTATTGTCGGTTGTGGTAATGCGACGACAGAATTACAAACTGGACAAGAAATTACTGTTAGTTGTGCAGAAGGGGAAACAGGCAAAGTTTATGCAGGTTTATTGAACTTTGAAATTAATGAATTACCTTTAGAAAATTTGCCCCGCACCCGCACTAAAATTATGATGAATGTGGGCAACCCAGAAGAGGCACTAGGTTTAACAGCGATTCCTAATGATGGTGTGGGTTTAGCAAGAATGGAATTTATTATTGCTAACCATATTAAAGCCCATCCTTTAGCATTACTGCATTTTGATGATTTAGAAGATGAACTGGCTAAATACAAAATTGCTGAGTTAACTGCCCAATATGAAAATAAAGCTGAATTCTTTATTGATAAACTAGCGCAAGGTATTGGTACAATTGCCGCTGCTTTTTATCCTAAACCTGTAATTGTCCGGTTGTCCGATTTCAAGAGTAACGAATATGCAAACCTCTTAGGTGGTAGACAATTTGAACCGAAAGAAGAAAATCCGATGCTTGGTTGGCGTGGTGCTTCTCGTTACTACGATCCCCGTTACCGTGAAGGTTTTGCCCTTGAATGTGAGGCAATGAAGCGGGTGCGGAATGAAATGGGTTTAACCAATATGATTTTGATGGTTCCCTTTTGTCGTACTCCTGAAGAAGGAAGACGTGTGCTGGCGGAAATGGCAGCAAATGGGTTAGTCAAGGGCGAAAATGGTTTAGAAGTTTATGTGATGTGTGAGTTACCCAGTAACGTGATTTTAGCTGATGAGTTTAGCCAAGTCTTTGACGGCTTTTCCATAGGTTCCAATGACTTGACACAATTAACTTTAGGTTTAGATCGGGATTCTGAGTTAGTGGCACATTTGTTTGATGAACGCAATTCAGCTGTCAAGAGAACAATTGCCAGAGCGATCGCTACTGTCAAACAGTTTAATCGCAAAATTGGTATCTGCGGTCAAGCCCCCAGCGATTATCCAGAATTTGCACGCTTCCTTGTCGAAGAAGGAATTGATTCAATCAGTCTCAACCCTGACTCTGTACTCAAAACTCTGTTAGAAATCGCCGCAGCGGAAGCAGTATCTTGAACGGGAGTAGGAGGCAGGAGGCACAGGGCAGGGGGAAAGAATTAAACACCAATGAGATAGCAACAACAATTTGGTAACTATATAGACAATCTTCACCCTGTACCTTTGTCAAGACGTTTAGTGGTAGAGTTAGAAATAGGAATAAAACTGTAGGCGCTAAAATTTATTTAAAGTCGTATCCAAATGATTCATTTCGTCTCTATTATATGTGACTTGGCAAGAGCAATGTATCTATATTAATCAATAAAAACGCATAAATACTTCTCAAAAGTCAAAAATTTAGGATTTGGAACATTTTGATCAAAAAGCCTTAAATTATGCCCAAATATCAATAGGATAATTAAAATCGACCATTCATTATGCAATTCAACGAGCAACTGATTGATTTGCCAAATTTACATCAAGTGATTGATCGTTATCCTTTGACGATTAGTGTTGATAGTCATGTAGTCGATGCTATTATCTTGATGAATCAAGAACACAGTAATAGCTTAGAACTGATCAACTTTTCAGCAGTATTACCACGCCACAAATCAAGTCAAAAAGAAACTAGCTACGTTTTAGTGGTAGAAGAAACGCAGTTAGTAGGAATATTCACTCTGAGAGACGTATTAAGATTAACAGCTTTTGGTCTGGATTTATCCAGGACGACAATGGCTGAAGTGATGACCAAGCACCCCATTACATTAAAAAACTCAGAATTCCAGGATATTTCCACAGCTTTTTTGTTGTTAAAGCAGTATCAAATTCACCATCTACCAATTGTGGATGATGGGGGAGAATTACTAGGAATAATTACAGAATCGAGTTTATTACAACAATTGGATCTAGTGAAAATAGTCGGTATTGCTCAAGCTACACAGCAATATTTAGGTAAATCAATAAATGAATCGCCCAATGATCAGCAAATAGAAAGGGTAGTGCATAATACTCAGGATCTCTTACAAAGCCGGGTAGAAGAACAAGTTGCTGAAGAGATAAAAGTTACCGAAGAACTTCAGCAAACCTTAGAAGAAATGCAAATATTTGAAGAGGAAATAATTCAACAAAATGAACAACTTGGGGTTGCTCATGAGATTGCAGAATTAGAGCGCCGACGTTACCAAGATTTGTTTCAATTTACTCCTTATGGTTATGTTGTCACTGATAAATTGGGTCTAATTCAAGAAGCCAACTATGCGGCTTCATTGTTATTATCGGTAGATCAAAATTACTTAATAGGCAAACCAATAACAATTTTTATTGGTCAACCAGATCGACAAAATATTACATCCCAACTGAAAAATTTCCAGCAATTCCAAGAATGGGAAGTTGAACTTGAGCCACGACATGGGGAGTCTTTTCCTGCTAATGTGAGGATTTCAGCCATGTATGATTCCCAAAAACAGTGGTGTGGTTGGTGTTGGTTATTGTGCAATATTACTGAACGCAGGCAAGCAGAAGCAGCATTACGCCGAACCTCTGAACAGTTGGAACAAAAGGTAGCAGAACGTATTGCTGAATTGGTTATTATTAATCAAGCGTTACAACAAGAAATTATTGAGCATCAGCAGACAGAGTTAGCACTGCGGGAGAGTGAGGAAAGATTTCGCCAATTTGGGGAGAATATTCAAGCGCAGATAATTTGGATTAAATCTTGCAATAGCGGCGCAACTGTATATGTAAATTCTGCTTATGAGAAAATATGGGGACGGAGTTGCCAAAGTCTTAGAGAGCAACCCCTATCCTGGAAAGAAGCAATACATCCAGAAGATCGCGATCGCATCTTAACAGAAATAGATGAGAGTCATCAAAAAGGTGAATCCGCTAGTTTACAGTATCGCATTATCCAACCCAATGGAGAAATACGCTGGATTTGGGGCAGATGCTTCCCTGTTCAGAATCAGCAAGGAGAGCTTGAATATTGTGGCAGTATTACCGAAGATATTACCGAATACAAGCAAGTAGAAGAAGAACGCAGCAAGACTCAAGAACGACTGACTTTAGCCCTAGAAGCTGCCAACATGGGTATATGGGATTGGGAGATCCAGACCAACCAAACCCTATGGTCTAGCAATATGGGGCCAATTTATGGTTTACCGAGTCATACATTATGCCCCAGCCCGGAAAACTTCCTCTATTTAATCTATCCAGAAGACCGTAATAATTTCACTAAAGCTGTAAAACTTGCCATTGAGCAAAAAACTGAATTTGTCTCCGAACATCGAGTAATTTGGAGTGATGGCAGCCTGCATTGGTTAAGCGCCAGAGGTAAGGTTTATTATGATGAAAACGATCAGCCAGCCAGGATGCTTGGTACAACTAGAGAAATATCAGAACGAAAGCAAGCAGAGCAAAAAATCCACGAACAAGCAGCCCTACTTGATATCGCTACCGATGCAATTTTCGTGCGAGATTTCCAGACCGAAATCTTATTTTGGAATCAAGGTGCAGAAAAGATATACGGTTGGCAAAATCATGAAGCTATGGGTAAAAACTTCAGGGATATTTTTTACTCTACAACTTCGCCACAGCCAGAAGAAGTAATTGCGCTCCAGACTGTAGTTAAATCGGGAACTTGGCATGGTGAGTTACGTAGAAAAACCAAATTCGGCCAAGAAATTATGGTTGAAAGTCGTTGGACACTGATGTTTGACGCAGAGGGACAACCCAAATCTATTCTGATTGTAGATACTGATATTACTAAGAAAAAAGAACTTGAAGAACAGTTTTACCGCACCCAGCGTCTAGAAAGTATCGGGACTCTAGCAGGTGGCATTGCCCACGATATCAACAATATATTGACACCTATTTTAGGCGCAGCGCAATTACTCAAAGGTAGATTGGCCCATGAGCAAGAACGCCATCCCCTACTATTGACAATTATTGAAAATAATGCTAAACGCGGGGCAGGTTTAGTCAAGCAAGTGTTATCTTTTGCACGAGGATTAAAAGGAGAACGGGCAATTGTACAAGTTAAACATTTAATTGCAGATGTCATTCAAATTGGTAGACAGACATTTCCCAAATCTATCGAATTTGCAGCCCAGATATCAGAAGACCTATGGGCAGTTTCTGGAGACACGACACAACTACATCAAGTCCTGATGAATCTGGTAGTTAATGCCCGTGATGCGATGCCAGAAGGAGGCTGTCTGCAAATTACTGCGGAAAATCTGTTTATTGATGAAACCTATACGCGGATGAATTTTGAATCCAAAGTTGGACATCATATCGTTATTACAATTACAGATACTGGTATTGGAATGACACCAGAAATATTAAATAGAATTTTTGAACCATTTTTCACCACCAAAGAAGTTGGTACTGGTACAGGATTAGGTTTGTCAACGGTGTTGGGAATTATTAAAAGCCATGACGGTTTTATAACAGTTTCTAGCGAAGTTGCTAAAGGTAGTACATTTAAGATTTTCTTGCCGTCTGTAGAAGAACCTCAAATTCCGGCAATCGAAGATTTGGAAATGCACTCAGGGCAAGGAGAATTGATTTTGGTGGTAGATGATGAACCTCAAATTCGTGATGTTGCTAAAATCATCCTCGAACAATATAATTATCAAACGATAACTGCTAGTAATGGCATTGAAGCGATCGCACTTTATGCTCAACACAAAAAAAGCATCAGCGCAGTTTTAATGGATATGATGATGCCAGAAATGGATGGGATCACGGCTATTCGCACTTTGCAAAGAATGAATCCACAAGTCCAAGTGATTGCTTGTAGTGGACTAAGTACAATAGAAGTGTTACCAGAATCAGCCAATACAGAAGTACAGGCAGTTTTATTTAAACCCTATACTGCCAATGATTTATTGCGAAACATCGATCAAATAATTCGTAAAGCAGGAGTTTAGGAGTTCGGAGTTCGGAGGGAGGAGGGAGGGGGCAGGAGGGAGGAGGGAGGAGTCAGGAGTCAGGAGTCAGGAGGCAGGGGGCAGGGTGCAGAAGAGATAATTACGAATTACGAATTACGAATTACGAATTATGAATTACGAATTACGAATTACGAATTACGAATTTTTAAGACGGTATATAGATTCTGCCCCATTCTGGATTGTAAGTTTGGAGCGATCGCATATACTGAGCGCGTTCAAAGGAGCTAGGATTGGGACAGTTTAACTGGCTCATACTGCCTTGCATTTGGCGTACAGACTCGTATTCGTGTTTTTCCATCCATTCTCGCATTTCCTGCTCAATACACCGAATATGGTCAATACCATGCCGCATCAGTACAGAACAAAGCATAGTAATATTAGATCCAACCATGAGCATCTTTAAAACATCATGGGCGTTGTGGATACCACTCGTTGCAGCTAGGTCAGCATTGATGCGACCATACAGAATAGCAATCCAGCGCAGAGGTAAACGCATTGCTTGGGGAGTACTTAACAATACATGAGGTTCTACTTCTAAAGTTTCTAGGTTAATATCTGGTTGATAAAAACGATTAAATAAAACCAAACCATCAGCCCCAGCATCATCTAAACGTTTAGCCATATTCGCAGTATTAGTAAAATAAGGGCTGAGTTTCACTGCTACAGGAATAGTAACTGCGGCTTTAACAGCACTGAGAATATTGATATAATTTTGTTCAATATCTTGACTAATTAAATCCGGGTCTGTCGGAACATAGTAAATATTTAA includes:
- a CDS encoding response regulator; its protein translation is MKILLVEDDQLTSSAITSNLIAHHYTVNLAIDGQAGLELATTYEYDLILLDLMLPKLDGISVCKQLRSQGYHSPILLLTAKDSTTDRVMGLDAGADDYMVKPCNIDELMARVRALLRRGKAIPSSVIVWENVYFDSVNSEVTCQDKLLHLTPKEYCLLELFLLNPKRIFSRSAILEKLWDFADTPGEETVSTHIKCLRQKLKAAGSSDPIETVHGLGYKLKPPSLLQASDTAVILSGNIQKPEKSYQQRVKSSTYKIWEKFKDKFAEQFAVLEQVSDLLAVEKLTPELQQQAQYQAHKLAGSLGIFGLIQGSEIARELENLLEPQIKIEELQSQQIFKLVKMLASEIHKKPELESKSDQISYSPLILIVDDDLILAERIRIEAIAWGLRVEIATDLDVARKAITQNPPNIVLLDLNFPSSTETGLTLLKQLTQQIPKIPVLTFTGKGNLTDRLEVASLGGCLFLQKPLPTYEILKAVTEILNRSQSKSAHRVMVVDDDLTALSHISSLLLPLGLEVIVLNNSKHFWDVLRDNNPDILVLDQEMPDFSGLDLCKVVRNDPKWYNLPIIFWSIHTKESDLDQAFTVGADDYISKSTDITELTTRIIRRLKRVEI
- a CDS encoding PAS domain S-box protein; this translates as MKSAMNARIDQRFFPYIGAISSLAIAMLAVGTALFITWQLKSVLTNTIASFFFVAVAVSTWYGGLRLGLMTTILSVLTINYFFIPPIYNFTPATWNDFILLGLFFANSSIISLLSYDLQRSKKTLEQINQQLLGESTQRYASLAAAVPVGIFRTNLVGHCLYVNEQWCKITGMTFDQALGTGWVQALHPSDRDRIIQAWSQTTQNQEKSITVEFRFLRPDGVVTWVFTQAVVEQTNNGEVISYIGTVTDISESKQREEQLRLLESVIVTTNDAVLITAAEPIDLPGPKIVYVNPAFTQMTGYTSAEILGKTPRILQGEKTERAALDKIRANLQTWQPVQVEMINYRKDGSDFWVELNIIPVTDERGWFTHWIAIQRDITDRKQAETTLKLANVKLESRVALRTIELSQANAQLQLELKERQRAEVALRQSEAKFRSLSEFSPMGIFMNDAQGQCIYTNPRAQEIAGYTFAEALGFGWLEFVHPQDRKQITPQWIQAFSEQQGTVYEELRYVHKDGTIRYARVQSAPIFAENNKFIANVGTMEDITASRAIAQMKNEFISVVSHELRTPLTAIRGSLGLLAAGVYDKKPEKGKRMLQIASEQTDRLVRLVNDILDLGRLESGKMTLVMQSCDAATLIGKSVDAMQSSAEQNQITLSVNSPPSLQLWANPDAIIQTLTNLLSNAIKFSPPHTTIWINVECCEDIENVSGSSSPHSLVRFEVKDQGRGIPLDKLEAIFDRFQQVDASDSREKGGTGLGLAICRRIIQQHDGNIWAESTMGEGSSFYFTLKRTGNSE
- a CDS encoding response regulator, coding for MNREQGTGSRRDNYELQITNYKLQITNYELRITNYDVMSIKCILVIDDEEVIQEVIQGCLEDIGEWEVITASSGKEGLLVAESKLPDGILLDVSMPEMDGLETLQKLQLHPVTQRIPVVLLTAKVQPADQARFSQLAVAGVIPKPFDPLILVDLVANAFHWDV
- a CDS encoding response regulator — its product is MTTRRILVVDDEEFIQEIVQSCFEDIAGWDVITASSGKEGLVKAMKEQPDAIVLDMMMPEMDGMTFLRYLKADPNIQSIPVVLITAKVDFTEPMRLLSLGVAGAIAKPFDPILLVDQVCNYLGW
- the ppsA gene encoding phosphoenolpyruvate synthase; the encoded protein is MQKIQQNQENERPLSKEQALVLPFNTVGIADIPFVGGKNASLGEMIQQLSSKGVQVPTGFATTAYAYRFFISGAGLETKLRQIFADLDVEDIDNLRQCGKQARALMLDTPFPLELQQAIAQSYQILCQEYGEDTDVAVRSSATAEDLPDASFAGQQETYLNVHGIKGVLESCHKCFASIFTDRAISYRQNKGFDHFEVALSVGVQKMVRSDLACSGVMFSIDTETGFKDAALITAAYGLGETVVQGAVNPDEYLVFKPTLKQGFKPILQKRLGTKEIKMVYDLGGMKLTKNVSVLPSERHQFALNNGEILQLATWTSIIEDHYSQVRGMDTPMDIEWAKDGVTGELFIVQARPETVQSQKTKNVLRSYQLKEKGQIILTGRSVGEMIGQGKARVILDASQIQQFQAGDVLVTNRTDPDWEPIMKKASAIVTNSGGRTCHASIIAREMGIPAIVGCGNATTELQTGQEITVSCAEGETGKVYAGLLNFEINELPLENLPRTRTKIMMNVGNPEEALGLTAIPNDGVGLARMEFIIANHIKAHPLALLHFDDLEDELAKYKIAELTAQYENKAEFFIDKLAQGIGTIAAAFYPKPVIVRLSDFKSNEYANLLGGRQFEPKEENPMLGWRGASRYYDPRYREGFALECEAMKRVRNEMGLTNMILMVPFCRTPEEGRRVLAEMAANGLVKGENGLEVYVMCELPSNVILADEFSQVFDGFSIGSNDLTQLTLGLDRDSELVAHLFDERNSAVKRTIARAIATVKQFNRKIGICGQAPSDYPEFARFLVEEGIDSISLNPDSVLKTLLEIAAAEAVS